The genomic window CAGTAAATGTGTACGGAAAAAACGATTTATGGCAGGCAGACTTGGTCGAGATGATACCACtttcaaagaaaaacaatGGATACAAGTATATTCTCTGTGTGATTGACTGCTTCACGAAATTCGCCTGGGCTAttccattaaaaacaaaaactgctTGTGAAGTGACCGGTGCCATgtcaaaaatacttattgataGATCACCAAAACTGCTGCAGGTGGACAATggaaaagaattttataatttaaaattcgatACGTTAATGACaaagtacaatataaaaaagtatagcaCCTATTCTACAACAAAAGCCTGCTTTGTTGAAAGGTTTAATCGCACTCTGAAAACAAACATGTATAGAGAGTTTACTGCTCGAGGTTCACATAAATGGATATCTATTTTACCCATGCTGATAGATAATTACAACAATACAAGGCATAGAACGATCGGTATGACACCATTGCAGGCAGAAGAAAATCCTTCACTAGTGAATTTGAAACAACGCGcaatcacaaataaaaaagtaaaattttgtgTTGGCGATAAAGTTCGAATAAGCACTCACAAAGGAGTTTTTTCAAAAGGATTTTTACCCAATTGGTCAACAGAAATATTcacaatagtaaaaataaacaaaacaataccGCCAACTTATCAGTTACATGATTATAATGATGATCCAATAGCCGGTTGTTTTTATAACGAAGAGatatctaaaacaaattatcctaatgattatttaatcgaaaaaaattgtacgaaAGAAGGGGAATCAGATATATGTCAAGTGGGTGGGATTTGACGATTCTCATAATTCATGGATAAATAAgagagatattaaaaaatagttccaGTGCTAGCTCAGAAGTGAATCTGTTcggtacataaaattattaattcatctgCAATCATGTCGGCTATCTTGGACGTTCAGTGCGTTGTCGGAGTCAACAACAAGTggtttattaaagaaatgtcTATAGTAGACACTGAGACATTGTACAATCAACActggatatttaaaaatacatctttAAAACAAGATGCAAAAAGTCGAAGTGTAAACAGTTGGTTGCAACGGCTGCATTACGGTTTGTCTCCGGATTATGGTGATGTGGATTATGaagaaatacataaaatattagaatcgATCAAATTCGAAAGAATTTACGTTAAAGGTTTGCAAAAACAACGGTTAATCATCGACCTTATGTCGCACGCCACCGTCTACGACTTGGAACTCTTCGAATGTCCTCGGATTTGTTCATTGATTGGACAATCACTACCATGCTGTAGTTTTCATAAAGATTTCAAtccattaaaatgtacattgaaTAAAGCATTTGCCTTAAAAAATggtatattgataatttaagattataatttttttttttccattatgtatatattatattttacattatatatatatacagtttacatatagtttaaattatatttttacattatatactgttttaatgacgcacaaataataaatcaattataatgaaGACTTCATGATTGTGTGTTAGTTAAATGCTCCTCTTCTTGACTGCAACATAGAtataattagattattattatataaagaatgataatatctatttatctcAACTCACTCTAAACTGTAATGTCCATGAGCCAAGGTATTAATTTGGTTTTCTAGGACTATCCTCTTATCGTCCGATCGGTTTAAAGCTAATTTAACTGTTGAAATTGATTTCATCTGATGTTTAAAAGATCTTAGTGATATGTTTACTCGAAACGGTGTATACTGTTTTGTTGAAGGCGTGTGACCTGTAGATTTAAACAACTCGAATTGTTTTATAGCTATGCCTCTACCAGTATCACTATCAACCGTTGTGccgttgaaaaataaacattgtttatGATCTGCTAAACTCATATGATTTTTAACGACATGACCTCTGACACCTTTcgctttaattttttctacacCCGATAGATTATATGCATATGATTTAGATCGTAGTGCAACAAACTCTGTGATAGCTTTTCCATTCGCTTCGTCAGTGAAAGTCCCAGGTAATTTCTTCCTGTCGATACAATAGCATGGATGATTGATCGGTAAGTTTGAAGTATCCATACGATTTAAAAGATCAGGGTTATTCAACAAATCAGCGTAGAAATCAGATgtctttatataatagatatcaatgaatctgaaaaaaaaaaaaaaaaaaaaaatttatttattagttaataaacatttatgcaatatatgtatataatatgtacctgtATCCGTATACATCAGTTGaatatttgaactataacTTTTAACCATAGagttataatgaaaatcataaattaatgtctTTGATATATCCAAAATCACCATCCCTACGTATATTGGTTTATCAAATTTCAATTCATCTATATCCAAATATATTACCGC from Aphis gossypii isolate Hap1 unplaced genomic scaffold, ASM2018417v2 Contig00872, whole genome shotgun sequence includes these protein-coding regions:
- the LOC126555484 gene encoding uncharacterized protein LOC126555484 produces the protein MDTSNLPINHPCYCIDRKKLPGTFTDEANGKAITEFVALRSKSYAYNLSGVEKIKAKGVRGHVVKNHMSLADHKQCLFFNGTTVDSDTGRGIAIKQFELFKSTGHTPSTKQYTPFRVNISLRSFKHQMKSISTVKLALNRSDDKRIVLENQINTLAHGHYSLE